The Diadema setosum chromosome 1, eeDiaSeto1, whole genome shotgun sequence genome has a window encoding:
- the LOC140229366 gene encoding uncharacterized protein, protein MGCPVSPLLFVLGMEVLTRCVAPRIEGLMLAADVVVPSIRAFMDDLTIVSGNETQVKDGLHRLEELVAWTRMKFKAKKSRSVSVRKGKVVARSFQIGGEDIPQVTEQGVKSLGRWYEGKLNDRHRGVQIYEKVVEWLKRVDRTLIPGNAKVWCCQFGLLPRIMWQLQVYEVAVSRVERMQQKMNSYYRKWLGVPRMLTDLAFFCRSGRLQLPMTSVVEEFKAGKVRLVMMMRESKDQVIAGVRPPIRTGRKWRAEEAADEAVAMAKWKEMQGAVQVGRKGVGFHQGVRWYSKQGRKGRRELVVEAVKEKEEEYRFAKAVQQGVQGAWTRWEGVEQRKVSWNDLWSMSSGAVRFMISSTFDVLPSPVNLQRWGIVEDGGCRVCNRAKGSLEHILSACGGLLQAYTWRHNQVLKEMAEVARVAVEARKKNGPPRVRGIRFVKEGVRCSVRKKGQRDDGGGILAAGDDWEVRVDEGNRTVPEEVVVTALRPDMVLVARSVHRLAMVELTVPWETRMDEARERKLDRYAELREECEKRGWRAEVHTVEVGCRGYAGRSIVEAIGSPSAKDPASDLQRIEFTVTAQD, encoded by the exons ATGGGGTGTCCAGTCTCGCCGCTGCTGTTTGTCCTTGGGATGGAAGTGTTAACCCGGTGTGTGGCCCCGAGAATTGAGGGGTTGATGCTGGCTGCAGATGTGGTTGTGCCATCGATTAGGGCTTTCATGGATGATCTCACAATCGTGTCTGGCAACGAGACCCAGGTCAAAGATGGCCTCCATAGGTTAGAGGAGTTGGTGGCCTGGACACGGATGAAGTTCAAGGCCAAGAAGAGCCGCTCAGTGTCAGTGCGGAAGGGGAAGGTGGTCGCAAGGAGTTTTCAGATTGGGGGAGAAGATATCCCTCAGGTCACTGAGCAGGGGGTAAAGAGCCTTGGGCGGTGGTATGAGGGCAAGTTGAATGACAGGCACCGAGGAGTTCAGATCTATGAGAAAGTGGTGGAGTGGTTGAAGAGGGTGGACAGGACACTCATCCCTGGGAATGCGAAGGTGTGGTGCTGCCAGTTTGGCTTGCTACCACGGATCATGTGGCAACTGCAGGTGTACGAGGTGGCAGTGTCCAGGGTTGAGAGGATGCAGCAGAAGATGAACTCGTACTACCGGAAGTGGTTAGGCGTTCCAAGAATGCTTACAGATCTGGCATTCTTTTGCAGATCAGGCAGGTTGCAATTGCCTATGACGTCAGTGGTGGAGGAGTTTAAAGCTGGCAAGGTTAggctagtgatgatgatgagggagTCAAAGGACCAGGTAATAGCAGGAGTTAGGCCACCGATCCGCACAGGGAGGAAGTGGAGGGCGGAGGAGGCTGCGGACGAGGCAGTGGCAATGGCAAAGTGGAAGGAGATGCAGGGTGCGGTTCAGGTGGGTCGGAAAGGGGTCGGGTTCCATCAGGGTGTTAGATGGTACAGCAAGCAAGGCAGGAAGGGTAGGAGGGAGTTGGTGGTGGAGGCGGttaaggagaaggaggaggagtaCCGCTTTGCCAAGGCTGTACAGCAGGGAGTGCAGGGAGCATGGACCCGATGGGAAGGGGTGGAGCAGAGGAAGGTGTCATGGAATGACCTTTGGTCAATGTCCTCTGGAGCTGTGCGCTTCATGATCAGTTCCACCTTTGATGTTTTGCCGTCTCCAGTAAATCTTCAGAGATGGGGCATTGTGGAGGATGGTGGATGCAGGGTCTGCAACAGGGCGAAGGGCTCACTAGAGCACATTTTGTCAGCATGTGGAGGTCTATTACAGGCCTATACATGGAGGCATAACCAAGTGTTGAAGGAGATGGCGGAGGTGGCGAGGGTGGCAGTGGAGGCAAGGAAGAAGAATGGGCCTCCTAGGGTGAGGGGAATCCGGTTTGTGAAGGAGGGTGTGAGATGCAGTGTGAGAAAGAAGGGTCAGAGGGATGATGGTGGGGGAATCTTAGCAGCGGGGGATGATTGGGAGGTGCGGGTGGATGAGGGAAACCGTACAGTGCCAGAGGAGGTGGTAGTAACTGCCCTTCGGCCGGACATGGTGCTGGTAGCTAGGTCTGTGCACAGGTTAGCAATGGTGGAGCTGACTGTGCCATGGGAGACAAGGATGGATGAGGCAAGGGAAAGAAAGTTGGATAGGTATGCTGAGTTGAGGGAGGAGTGTGAGAAAAGGGGGTGGAGAGCGGAGGTGCATACTGTAGAGGTGGGGTGCAGGGGATATGCTGGTCGATCG ATCGTAGAAGCCATCGGCTCTCCAAGCGCCAAGGACCCTGCTAGTGACTTGCAACGAATTGAATTCACAGTCACAGCACAAGACTAA